Proteins co-encoded in one Malus sylvestris chromosome 9, drMalSylv7.2, whole genome shotgun sequence genomic window:
- the LOC126582784 gene encoding uncharacterized protein LOC126582784, translating to MAQAEFNHFTYLSPEQLRKLARILYHQEAEAIKNIQFEYEAKLAKYLQDSKACYESAIRLLDSATKLEPWFDHDDKVRASIAHDIYGYIENAANHAIQFVKNFHVRMDYVNKIKKHVNELSGKLDDQVTNMEELAKEAHKFRNDSLEIARGSQSPASRQYSRWIKETGKTFEELVQKYQTELGYGRRRFADLEDFEKIKVYGTIISKSGRANIDVTAYSKIFGAAGIAVLILAAGILVWDIYSADNPLQTAARDAVSTAAAIGGAMIGEVVGVALASMVTGNALLVLMAGITAGIAGAFLIGEFAIWLINVIFGSGGSAPLSTMGHHCYVTQLPEGSVLARQIAHQQS from the exons ATGGCTCAAGCGGAATTTAATCACTTTACCTATCTCAGTCCTGAACAGCTGCGCAAGCTTGCTCGTATACTTTACCACCAAGAAGCTGAAGCCATTAAGAATATCCAGTTCGAATACGAAGCCAAACTAGCGAAATACCTCCAGGATTCCAAAGCTTGTTATGAATCGGCGATAAGGCTTTTGGATAGTGCTACTAAGTTGGAGCCTTGGTTTGATCACGACGACAAGGTTCGGGCTTCTATTGCTCACGACATCTACGGTTACATTGAAAACGCTGCCAACCATGCAATCCAGTTCGTGAAAAACTTTCATGTGCGAATGGATTACGTAAACAAGATTAAAAAGCATGTCAATGAACTCAGTGGTAAACTGGATGATCAAGTGACCAATATGGAAGAGCTGGCAAAAGAAGCTCACAAATTCAGGAACGACTCGTTGGAGATCGCCAGGGGTAGTCAAAGTCCCGCATCACGCCAATACTCCAGATGGATCAAGGAAACCGGCAAGACGTTTGAAGAACTAGTGCAGaa GTATCAGACAGAGCTTGGATACGGAAGACGTCGTTTCGCAGACCTTGAAGATTTTGAAAAGATAAAG GTGTACGGCACAATCATATCTAAATCCGGACGGGCAAATATTGATGTAACTGCGTATTCAAAGATTTTTGGGGCTGCTGGTATAGCTGTTCTTATTCTCGCTGCAGGAATTTTAGTATGGGACATATATTCAGCAGACAATCCACTTCAAACCGCGGCGCGTGACGCTGTATCGACTGCAGCAGCAATTGGTGGTGCGATGATAGGAGAAGTTGTTGGAGTTGCCCTCGCATCCATGGTCACTGGCAATGCTTTGTTAGTACTCATGGCGGGAATAACAGCCGGCATCGCCGGCGCTTTTCTCATCGGAGAATTCGCCATCTGGTTGATTAATGTGATTTTTGGGTCTGGAGGCAGTGCCCCATTGAGCACGATGGGGCATCATTGTTACGTCACACAGTTGCCCGAGGGCTCAGTTCTGGCACGCCAAATTGCACATCAGCAATCTTAA
- the LOC126633809 gene encoding uncharacterized protein LOC126633809, producing the protein MKKQPIRFLTPYQPANKLHIRVCRIWVTKSIGDNPQAISLDCVFVDKDGDVVHRTMNGRDIQFFLDHLTVDNAYEISKFRVVHNKRSSKVFPHAAMIELNRKITIFPVHNTSQELPRHWFNLIELNQLHRRIDNDVELTDVFGCLTAVQLTEKITIQNTRVAKKRNFNRQNIRDKTVRITLWVETATGFENSGIQATLPPVYGTIISKSGRANIDVTAYSKIFGAAGIAVLILAVGILVWDIYSADNPLQTAARDAVTTAAAIGGAMIGEVVGVALASMVTGNALLVLMAGITS; encoded by the exons ATGAAGAAGCAACCAATTCGTTTTCTGACGCCATACCAGCCAGCAAACAAACTCCACATCAGGGTATGCAGAATATGGGTCACGAAAAGCATCGGAGATAATCCTCAAGCTATAAGTCTTGATTGCGTCTTCGTTGATAAAGAT GGAGATGTGGTTCACAGAACCATGAACGGTCGAGAcatccaattttttttggaCCATCTAACTGTCGACAATGCATACGAAATTAGTAAATTTCGTGTCGTCCACAACAAGAGATCAAGCAAGGTTTTCCCTCATGCAGCCATGATTGAATTGAATAGGAAAATCACAATCTTTCCTGTTCACAACACAAGTCAAGAGCTCCCAAGGCACTGGTTCAATTTAATTGAGCTTAATCAACTTCATCGGAGAATCGACAATGATGTTGAGCTTACAG ATGTGTTTGGTTGCCTGACGGCTGTACAGCTAACTGAAAAGATCACTATCCAGAACACAAGAGTtgcaaagaagagaaattttAACCGGCAAAATATTAG AGACAAAACAGTGAGAATAACCTTATGGGTAGAGACTGCAACAGGTTTTGAGAACAGTGGAATACAAGCGACTTTGCCACCT GTGTACGGCACAATCATATCTAAATCCGGACGGGCAAATATTGATGTAACTGCGTATTCAAAGATTTTTGGGGCTGCTGGCATCGCTGTTCTTATTCTTGCTGTAGGAATTTTAGTATGGGACATATATTCAGCAGACAATCCACTTCAAACCGCAGCACGTGACGCTGTAACGACTGCAGCAGCAATTGGTGGTGCAATGATAGGAGAAGTTGTTGGAGTTGCCCTCGCATCCATGGTCACTGGTAATGCCTTGTTAGTACTCATGGCGGGAATAACAAGTTAA
- the LOC126582789 gene encoding 23 kDa jasmonate-induced protein-like: MAYNVFGNPITDETLKGMPEYADKQIERLDRAHVALNMKNAAEKDFNARTYVEKLKEQYGDGVSTLCLVYNATGDTISYANKKDWYGHIGKAPYPPLIANGQWGAFLHVKTAGASSGSTAAVVYQGLNHVSNECDWMLSWSNPWDRTSSDNKVYTDIQVADNFETQWTLIYGFLARGQAYMKKTWHGCVSIMSTGSDNSPIVEAILTLENA; the protein is encoded by the exons ATGGCGTATAATGTTTTTGGCAACCCCATCACGGATGAAACTTTGAAGGGGATGCCAGAGTATGCCGACAAGCAAATAGAAAGATTAGACAGGGCACACGTGGCGTTGAATATGAAAAATGCCGCGGAGAAGGACTTCAACGCTCGAACATATGTGGAGAAACTGAAGGAGCAGTATGGCGACGGAGTCTCCACACTCTGCCTTGTTTACAATGCAACTGGGGACACCATAAGCTATGCTAATAAGAAAGATTGGTATGGGCACATCGGGAAGGCACCATACCCACCACTGATTGCAAATGGTCAGTGGGGTGCGTTTCTGCACGTCAAAACTGCAGGAGCGTCTTCTGGATCCACGGCTGCTGTTGTGTACCAAGGACTAAATCATGTTAGCAACGAATGCGACTGGATGTTGTCTTGGAGCAACCCATGGGACAGGACTAGCTCGGACAACAAG GTCTATACAGATATTCAAGTCGCTGATAACTTTGAAACTCAATGGACCTTAATCTATGGTTTCTTGGCGAGAGGTCAAGCGTACATGAAGAAGACATGGCATGGATGCGTGTCAATCATGTCAACTGGCAGTGACAATTCCCCAATTGTTGAAGCAATACTCACTTTAGAAAATGCCTAA